A genomic segment from Polyangium mundeleinium encodes:
- a CDS encoding PAS domain-containing sensor histidine kinase produces MPRAIEHLSSLGATLAPIADGVLVVDAACRVAFAKDPLRALVRRPLQAGEDIRLVIAEATVRRKDGRILAWGETPLARALEGASIVDEILSFDVPGADGRLIAVTASPIRDDAGALSGAYALLRDVTGRVRAEDTLRESEVRFRHLVDALPDIVFYQDLDLRYTEVYNLCPPLRREDLIDRTDFEVFPRASAEELTAIKKTVLATGTGVQRESWLPIGDERRCFDAFYAPQRDAEGRIVGIAAFARDVTERKEMEEALRRKTKELEAVFSALPDLYFRFDAVGTYLDCRAGRLADLYVPPDEILGKQVGEVLPPEIARRCEAAIHEVLTTRVPFTLEYELTWAERTLFFEARMLPLLDDQVVAVVRNVTAERQAAVERERLLQRIQTERGLLEAVLRQMPSGVNIVDAKGRFLLTNEQSARIAGAPQQAADLDECEGAAFYHEGNLCAVEDFPLSRALRGETIRDEEYTYVRSPDERVEVSMSVAPVVDREGRIVAAVGVFSDITERKRMEHALATARAEAERKAAELRALLRSMAESVLVIDGQGRVILQNQSSREIGGNLVVHVREALNHMRMLSPGGAPLAWEDYPAQRLLRGETITDIEYVVEFRDGSRRYILVSTSAVQDGDGPIALGVVVSRDITELRLLEKAREDVLHAISHDLRQPITVMMSAAQMLRRMLSRARMDHEVSVVDRVVGSARRMASMIDDLVDSARLDSGQLLLHTEPCDFLPLIQDIVSRAWTMQDQARLRIERPPEVLPPVILDAARFERILVNLVGNALKYSPPEEIVTIGVEAKDVELVVAVRDRGCGVPAEELPHLFERYYRARTGKKVEGLGLGLFIARQLIEAHGGRIWVESEIGRGSTFAFTLPLVPDGRGDGPSARLLRDQDA; encoded by the coding sequence TTGCCCAGAGCCATCGAACACCTGTCTTCCCTCGGCGCCACACTCGCGCCCATCGCCGATGGGGTGCTGGTGGTCGACGCCGCGTGTCGCGTCGCGTTCGCCAAGGATCCCCTGCGAGCGCTCGTGCGACGCCCGCTCCAGGCCGGAGAGGACATCCGGCTCGTGATCGCGGAGGCGACCGTGCGCCGGAAGGACGGTCGAATCCTGGCCTGGGGGGAGACACCCCTGGCGCGGGCGCTCGAGGGCGCTTCGATCGTGGACGAGATCCTCTCGTTCGACGTGCCGGGCGCGGACGGTCGGCTGATCGCCGTGACCGCGAGCCCGATCCGGGACGACGCAGGCGCGCTCTCCGGCGCGTACGCCCTCCTCCGTGACGTCACGGGCCGCGTGCGTGCCGAGGACACGCTGCGCGAGAGCGAAGTGCGATTCCGTCACCTCGTGGACGCGCTGCCGGACATCGTTTTTTATCAGGACCTCGATCTCCGTTATACCGAGGTCTACAACCTCTGCCCGCCCCTGCGTCGGGAGGACTTGATCGACCGGACCGACTTCGAGGTGTTTCCGCGGGCGTCGGCCGAGGAGCTCACGGCCATCAAGAAGACGGTCCTCGCGACGGGGACGGGCGTGCAGCGCGAGTCCTGGCTCCCGATCGGCGACGAGCGCCGTTGCTTCGACGCCTTCTACGCGCCGCAGCGCGACGCCGAGGGGCGGATCGTCGGGATCGCGGCGTTCGCCCGGGATGTCACGGAGCGCAAGGAGATGGAGGAGGCGCTCCGGCGGAAAACGAAGGAGCTCGAGGCGGTCTTTTCGGCGCTGCCCGATCTGTATTTCCGGTTCGACGCCGTGGGCACGTACCTCGATTGCAGGGCAGGTCGCCTGGCCGATCTCTACGTACCTCCCGACGAGATCCTCGGCAAACAGGTCGGCGAGGTCTTGCCGCCCGAGATCGCCCGCCGGTGCGAGGCCGCGATCCACGAGGTGCTCACCACCCGCGTCCCCTTCACGCTGGAGTACGAGCTCACGTGGGCCGAACGAACGCTCTTTTTCGAGGCGCGCATGTTGCCCCTCCTCGACGACCAGGTCGTCGCGGTCGTCCGCAACGTCACGGCCGAACGGCAGGCCGCGGTGGAGCGCGAACGGCTGCTGCAGCGGATCCAGACCGAGCGCGGACTGCTCGAAGCGGTGCTGCGGCAGATGCCCTCCGGCGTGAACATCGTCGACGCGAAGGGCAGGTTTCTCCTCACGAATGAACAGAGCGCACGCATCGCCGGCGCCCCGCAGCAGGCCGCGGACCTCGACGAATGCGAGGGCGCTGCGTTTTACCACGAGGGCAACCTGTGCGCCGTCGAGGATTTTCCGCTTTCACGCGCGCTTCGGGGCGAGACCATCCGGGACGAGGAGTACACGTACGTGCGGAGCCCCGACGAGCGGGTCGAGGTCAGCATGAGCGTGGCGCCGGTCGTGGATCGCGAGGGGCGCATCGTCGCGGCCGTGGGGGTGTTCTCGGACATCACCGAGCGAAAGCGAATGGAGCACGCGCTCGCGACCGCGCGCGCGGAGGCCGAGCGCAAGGCGGCCGAGCTACGCGCGCTCCTCCGGAGCATGGCCGAATCCGTGCTCGTCATCGATGGCCAGGGCAGGGTGATTTTGCAGAACCAGTCGAGCCGCGAGATCGGCGGCAACCTGGTCGTCCACGTCCGCGAGGCCCTGAACCACATGCGGATGCTCTCGCCCGGCGGAGCGCCCTTGGCCTGGGAAGACTACCCCGCCCAGAGGCTCTTGCGGGGCGAGACCATCACCGATATCGAATATGTCGTCGAATTTCGCGATGGATCCCGCCGCTACATCCTCGTGAGCACGAGCGCGGTGCAGGACGGGGACGGTCCGATCGCCCTCGGCGTCGTCGTCTCGCGCGACATCACCGAGCTCCGACTGCTGGAGAAGGCGCGGGAGGACGTGCTGCACGCCATCTCGCACGACCTGCGCCAGCCCATCACGGTGATGATGTCGGCCGCGCAGATGCTCCGGCGCATGCTCTCGCGCGCCCGGATGGACCACGAGGTGTCCGTCGTCGATCGCGTCGTCGGCAGCGCCAGGCGCATGGCCTCGATGATTGACGACCTCGTCGACTCGGCGCGGCTCGACTCGGGCCAGCTCCTGCTCCACACCGAGCCCTGCGATTTCCTGCCCCTGATCCAGGACATCGTCTCGCGCGCGTGGACGATGCAGGACCAGGCGCGCCTGCGGATCGAGCGCCCGCCCGAGGTGCTGCCCCCCGTGATCCTCGACGCGGCGCGCTTCGAGCGTATCCTCGTCAACCTCGTCGGCAATGCGCTCAAATACTCCCCGCCCGAGGAGATCGTGACCATCGGCGTCGAGGCGAAGGACGTGGAGCTCGTGGTCGCCGTGCGGGATCGAGGCTGCGGCGTGCCGGCCGAGGAGCTCCCCCACCTCTTCGAGCGGTATTACCGGGCGAGGACCGGAAAGAAGGTCGAGGGGCTCGGGCTCGGGCTCTTCATTGCCCGCCAGCTCATCGAGGCGCACGGCGGGCGTATCTGGGTCGAAAGCGAAATCGGCAGGGGCAGCACGTTCGCATTCACGCTGCCCCTCGTGCCAGATGGCCGCGGGGACGGCCCGTCCGCTCGGCTCCTCCGCGATCAGGATGCGTAA
- a CDS encoding MBL fold metallo-hydrolase has translation MRLSRFASPLLCVMLLGASLSACGGAASPSPDVATSGKPRKTGTSARLEADPRIGVYTSIPWGFETNSFWIEGPTGLIVIDTQFLPSASAEFLQQAESLTGKKVELAIVLHPNPDKFNGTSTFQARGIRVVTSAQVLAKIPHVHEIRTRSFAARYAPDYPKDLPKPESFGDATQELSAGGVTVKAHVLGPGCSEAHVVLEYDGHVFVGDLVGQGTHAWVEIGETEAWIERLGEIAAMKPRFVHPGRGKTGGADLLPWETGYLRRLLDEVAKENPTMPPPAGAIDRVKERMMKAYPGLDYDVFLDVGLEEVWQKQAAKAAAK, from the coding sequence ATGCGTCTGTCCCGTTTCGCCTCGCCCCTTCTCTGCGTGATGCTCCTCGGTGCGTCCCTGTCGGCTTGCGGCGGGGCGGCCTCGCCTTCGCCGGACGTGGCCACGTCGGGCAAACCCCGAAAGACTGGCACGTCCGCGCGCCTCGAAGCGGATCCGCGCATCGGCGTGTACACGTCCATTCCGTGGGGCTTCGAGACGAACTCGTTCTGGATCGAGGGCCCGACGGGGCTCATCGTCATCGATACGCAGTTTTTGCCCTCCGCCTCGGCGGAGTTCCTCCAGCAGGCCGAGTCCCTCACGGGCAAGAAGGTCGAGCTCGCGATCGTCTTGCACCCCAATCCGGACAAATTCAATGGCACGTCCACCTTCCAGGCGCGGGGCATCCGGGTGGTCACGTCGGCGCAGGTGCTCGCGAAGATCCCGCACGTGCACGAGATCCGGACACGCTCCTTCGCGGCGCGGTACGCGCCCGATTACCCGAAGGATCTCCCCAAGCCGGAGAGCTTCGGCGACGCGACGCAAGAGCTCTCGGCCGGCGGGGTGACGGTGAAGGCGCACGTGCTCGGCCCGGGTTGCTCCGAAGCGCACGTGGTCCTCGAATACGACGGGCACGTGTTCGTGGGGGATCTCGTGGGGCAAGGGACCCACGCCTGGGTCGAGATCGGCGAGACGGAGGCCTGGATCGAGCGGCTCGGGGAGATCGCCGCGATGAAACCGCGGTTCGTGCACCCGGGCCGGGGCAAGACGGGCGGCGCGGATCTGCTCCCATGGGAGACGGGGTATCTGCGGCGGCTGCTCGACGAAGTGGCGAAGGAAAACCCCACGATGCCGCCGCCGGCAGGGGCGATCGATCGGGTCAAGGAGCGCATGATGAAGGCGTATCCCGGGCTCGATTACGACGTTTTTCTCGACGTCGGCCTCGAAGAGGTCTGGCAGAAACAAGCGGCAAAGGCGGCCGCGAAATAA
- the secF gene encoding protein translocase subunit SecF, with amino-acid sequence MEFIKPGRQFDFMSKRLYFIGASVLLLLLSIVTYFVPGLRLGTDFRGGTEIEVALKQSVPTTEIRHAVERAGFESPEVIEVTSPGTPNRVMIRVLEVNTLTEDQKQAVRHRLCLAEEGEATADPRCANVLVPTEIRFSPGGDKISLRYEKAPDLAAIEKQIEGIEGITLQSRERGVVLANERDHKVDIHLRSKGDLLLDGLRHELGDDKVPEQALRVEWIGPKAGAQLRDAAIKSVLIALIFIMGYIALRFDLRFAPGGIVALVHDVGIALGAMAVTQREITISTVAAMLTIVGYSINDTVIVYDRIRENLPRHRGLSFAAIINLSISEMLGRTIITSGVTALSMFAFLWWGTGMIKDFAFALLVGIAVGTYSSIYIAAPLTEWIDKRFFGGSAVQRRAPKRTKQEKRPHAVV; translated from the coding sequence ATGGAGTTCATCAAGCCCGGACGTCAGTTCGATTTCATGAGCAAGCGCCTTTACTTCATCGGCGCCAGCGTCCTCTTGCTCCTCCTCTCCATCGTCACCTATTTCGTCCCGGGCCTCCGGCTGGGCACGGATTTCCGAGGAGGTACCGAAATCGAGGTCGCGCTCAAGCAGAGCGTCCCCACGACCGAGATCCGGCACGCCGTGGAGCGCGCGGGATTCGAGTCCCCGGAGGTGATCGAAGTCACGAGCCCCGGAACGCCGAACCGGGTCATGATTCGTGTCCTCGAGGTCAATACGCTCACCGAGGATCAAAAGCAGGCCGTGCGGCACCGGCTCTGCCTCGCGGAGGAAGGCGAGGCCACGGCGGATCCGCGTTGCGCGAACGTGCTCGTCCCGACGGAGATTCGCTTCAGCCCCGGCGGTGACAAGATCTCGCTCCGGTACGAGAAGGCCCCCGACCTCGCCGCGATCGAAAAGCAGATCGAGGGCATCGAGGGCATCACGCTGCAATCACGCGAGCGAGGCGTGGTCCTGGCGAACGAGCGGGATCACAAGGTCGACATCCACCTCCGTTCGAAGGGCGATCTGCTCCTCGACGGGCTTCGCCACGAGCTCGGCGACGACAAGGTCCCCGAGCAGGCCTTGCGCGTCGAGTGGATCGGCCCGAAGGCGGGCGCGCAGCTCCGGGACGCGGCGATCAAGAGCGTCCTCATCGCGCTCATCTTCATCATGGGCTACATCGCCCTCCGCTTCGATCTGCGCTTTGCGCCGGGCGGGATCGTCGCGCTGGTCCACGACGTCGGCATCGCGCTCGGCGCCATGGCGGTCACCCAGCGCGAGATCACGATCTCCACGGTCGCCGCGATGCTCACGATCGTCGGCTACTCCATCAACGACACGGTCATCGTCTACGACCGCATCCGCGAGAACCTGCCGCGGCATCGCGGGCTCTCGTTCGCGGCGATCATCAACCTCTCCATTTCGGAGATGCTCGGCCGCACGATCATCACCTCCGGCGTGACGGCCCTCTCGATGTTCGCGTTCCTCTGGTGGGGCACGGGCATGATCAAGGACTTTGCTTTTGCGCTGCTCGTCGGCATCGCGGTCGGCACGTATTCGTCCATCTACATCGCCGCTCCGCTCACGGAGTGGATCGACAAGCGGTTCTTCGGCGGAAGCGCGGTCCAGCGTCGGGCGCCCAAGCGCACGAAGCAGGAGAAGCGCCCGCATGCGGTCGTATGA
- a CDS encoding cation:proton antiporter domain-containing protein, protein MGEIPLLDEIAVIAALGVLVTVILSRLRLPTVAGLLFSGALVGPFGFKLVHSIHSIEILAEVGVVLLLFTIGLEFSLARLKSIFRQVALGGILQVGLTTAVVAGVAMALGQPAGRSVFYGFVFALSSTAIVLRALAERRELDAPHGRFIVGTLIFQDLCVVPMVLIVPMLGTAAQGGDMARAIGLALGKAAALVIATVLVARLVVPRALRWVAAARSREVFLLAVLALCVGTAWLTAKAGLSLALGAFLGGMVVADTEYGHRAMGDMLPLRDAFVSVFFVSLGMLFDARVVLEQPLLVLLLLAGFLGAKGFLATLAAFAMRFPARVAWLAGVGLAQFGEFGFVLARLGESTGVVDASATRPLLAAGITSMFLTPVVVRVAPHLTAGERLLLPLERLIGVRSIDEADGGDEHALAGHVVIVGYGVAGKLVARALAACGARYVVLELNSETVRVARAAGEPVYYGDATSEEALGHAHLEKARALLLLMNDPQAAQRVVDTAKRVAKDVPILMRARYMLEKEPLLSMGATDVVAEEVEGGVEILARLLRWLEIPRNVIEERIDEVRASTQTTERSHTLPRRVLGEHGDLAELKIESALLTETSAAVGRSAAALGVRGQTGALIVAMRRGGKLLEQADPNDPFMVGDIVYLAGAVGSVKKALDMLTRPSSPSAQPAAEGELSP, encoded by the coding sequence ATGGGTGAAATCCCTCTCCTCGATGAAATTGCCGTCATTGCCGCGCTCGGGGTGCTCGTCACGGTCATCCTCTCGCGCCTGCGCCTGCCGACCGTGGCGGGGCTCCTCTTCTCGGGCGCACTCGTGGGGCCGTTCGGCTTCAAGCTCGTCCATTCGATTCACTCGATCGAGATCCTCGCCGAGGTCGGCGTCGTCCTCTTGCTCTTCACCATTGGCCTCGAGTTCTCGCTCGCGCGCCTGAAGAGCATCTTCCGGCAGGTCGCGCTCGGCGGGATCCTCCAGGTCGGTTTGACCACGGCCGTCGTGGCCGGCGTCGCCATGGCGCTCGGACAACCGGCGGGGCGGAGCGTGTTTTATGGGTTCGTCTTCGCGCTCTCCAGCACGGCGATCGTGCTCCGGGCGCTCGCGGAGCGGCGCGAGCTCGACGCGCCGCACGGCCGCTTCATCGTCGGCACCTTGATCTTCCAGGACCTCTGCGTCGTGCCGATGGTCCTCATCGTGCCGATGCTGGGGACGGCGGCGCAGGGCGGCGACATGGCCCGTGCGATTGGCCTCGCGCTCGGCAAAGCCGCGGCCCTCGTGATTGCGACCGTCCTCGTCGCGCGCCTCGTCGTCCCGCGTGCGCTCCGGTGGGTCGCGGCGGCGCGGAGCCGCGAGGTCTTCCTCCTGGCCGTCCTCGCGCTTTGCGTGGGCACGGCGTGGCTCACGGCGAAAGCGGGGCTCTCCCTCGCGCTCGGCGCCTTCCTCGGCGGCATGGTCGTCGCCGACACCGAATACGGGCACCGGGCCATGGGGGACATGCTGCCGCTCCGGGACGCTTTCGTGAGCGTCTTCTTCGTCTCGCTCGGCATGCTCTTCGACGCGCGGGTGGTGCTGGAGCAGCCGCTCCTCGTGCTGCTCTTGCTCGCGGGCTTCCTCGGGGCGAAGGGCTTCCTCGCGACGCTCGCGGCCTTCGCCATGCGCTTCCCGGCGCGCGTCGCGTGGCTCGCGGGCGTCGGGCTCGCGCAGTTCGGCGAGTTCGGGTTCGTCCTCGCGCGGCTCGGCGAGAGCACGGGTGTCGTGGATGCAAGCGCGACGCGCCCGCTGCTCGCGGCCGGCATCACGAGCATGTTCCTCACGCCCGTCGTCGTGCGCGTGGCGCCGCATTTGACGGCCGGCGAGCGCCTGCTCTTGCCGCTCGAGCGGCTCATCGGGGTGCGCAGCATCGACGAGGCCGATGGCGGCGACGAGCACGCGCTCGCCGGGCACGTGGTGATCGTGGGGTACGGCGTCGCGGGCAAGCTCGTCGCGCGCGCGCTCGCGGCGTGCGGCGCGAGGTACGTCGTGCTGGAGCTCAACTCCGAGACGGTGCGCGTCGCGCGCGCGGCCGGCGAGCCGGTCTATTATGGTGACGCGACGAGCGAGGAGGCGCTCGGGCACGCGCACCTCGAAAAGGCCCGCGCGCTCCTGCTCCTCATGAACGACCCGCAAGCCGCCCAGCGCGTGGTGGACACGGCCAAGCGCGTCGCCAAGGACGTGCCGATCCTCATGCGGGCGCGGTACATGCTCGAAAAGGAGCCGCTCCTCTCGATGGGCGCGACCGACGTGGTCGCCGAGGAGGTCGAGGGTGGCGTGGAGATCCTCGCGCGGCTGCTCCGCTGGCTCGAGATCCCTCGCAACGTCATCGAGGAGCGGATCGACGAGGTCCGCGCCTCGACGCAGACGACCGAGCGTTCCCATACCCTGCCGCGGCGCGTGCTCGGTGAGCACGGGGATCTCGCCGAGCTGAAAATCGAGAGCGCGCTCCTCACCGAGACGAGCGCGGCCGTCGGCCGATCCGCGGCCGCGCTTGGGGTCCGTGGGCAAACGGGGGCCCTCATCGTGGCCATGCGGCGCGGGGGAAAGCTCCTCGAACAGGCGGACCCGAACGATCCGTTCATGGTCGGCGACATCGTGTACCTCGCCGGGGCGGTTGGCTCGGTGAAAAAGGCGCTCGATATGCTGACGCGCCCGTCCTCTCCCTCGGCGCAGCCGGCCGCCGAAGGCGAGCTCTCGCCCTGA
- a CDS encoding ammonium transporter, whose amino-acid sequence MKVDTGDTAWLLVSTALVLFMTPGLALFYGGMVRRKNVLSTLMHAFAALPIVTLQWVLFGYSLAFGPSIGGLVGGLGYAGLAPLATEARGTVPHLAFCAFQMMFAVITPALVAGAFAERMRFPAYAVFVLLWSTLVYDPVAHWVWSESGWLFKMGALDFAGGTVVHLSAGASALVCAVVLGKRVGYPHERHQPHNLTMTLTGAGILWFGWFGFNAGSALGSGALAALSIVTTHVGAAAGALGWIAVEWWQRGKPTALGVASGLVAGLVGITPAAGFVSPAAAAVIGFVAGAACYFAVVGKERLGYDDALDAFGVHGVGGAIGALLTGVFAQKALNDAGRDGALAGNVAQLGPQLAGIVVVGLYAAIVTWLLLKAIDKVIGLRVAEDEEREGLDATEHGETGYAS is encoded by the coding sequence ATGAAGGTCGATACGGGCGACACCGCCTGGCTCCTCGTCTCCACGGCGCTCGTGCTTTTCATGACGCCGGGCCTCGCCCTCTTCTACGGCGGGATGGTGCGGCGCAAGAACGTGCTGTCGACGCTGATGCACGCCTTCGCCGCGCTCCCGATCGTGACGCTCCAGTGGGTCCTCTTCGGCTATTCGCTCGCGTTCGGGCCCTCGATCGGCGGGCTCGTGGGCGGCCTCGGGTATGCCGGGCTCGCCCCGCTCGCGACCGAGGCGCGCGGGACCGTGCCGCACCTCGCGTTTTGTGCGTTCCAGATGATGTTCGCCGTCATCACCCCGGCCCTCGTCGCCGGCGCCTTCGCCGAGCGCATGCGATTTCCGGCGTATGCCGTGTTCGTCCTCCTCTGGTCGACGCTCGTGTACGATCCGGTCGCGCACTGGGTCTGGAGCGAGAGCGGCTGGCTCTTCAAGATGGGCGCCCTCGATTTCGCGGGCGGCACCGTCGTGCACCTCTCGGCCGGCGCCTCGGCGCTCGTCTGCGCCGTGGTCCTCGGCAAACGCGTCGGTTATCCGCACGAGCGCCACCAGCCGCACAACCTCACGATGACGCTCACGGGCGCGGGCATCCTCTGGTTCGGCTGGTTCGGCTTCAATGCGGGCAGCGCCCTCGGATCGGGCGCGCTCGCCGCGCTCTCGATCGTCACGACGCACGTCGGCGCGGCCGCGGGAGCGCTCGGCTGGATCGCGGTGGAATGGTGGCAACGCGGCAAACCCACGGCGCTCGGCGTCGCCTCGGGCCTCGTCGCGGGGCTCGTCGGCATCACGCCCGCCGCCGGGTTCGTCTCGCCAGCCGCGGCGGCCGTCATCGGGTTCGTCGCGGGCGCAGCCTGTTATTTCGCGGTCGTAGGAAAAGAGCGGCTCGGCTACGACGACGCCCTCGACGCCTTCGGCGTGCACGGCGTGGGCGGCGCGATCGGCGCGCTCCTGACGGGTGTTTTCGCGCAGAAGGCGTTGAACGACGCAGGCCGGGACGGCGCGCTCGCGGGCAACGTCGCGCAGCTCGGGCCGCAGCTCGCCGGCATCGTGGTCGTGGGCCTGTATGCGGCGATCGTCACGTGGCTCCTGCTCAAGGCCATCGACAAGGTGATCGGCCTGCGTGTCGCCGAGGACGAGGAGCGCGAGGGCCTCGACGCGACCGAGCACGGCGAGACGGGTTACGCATCCTGA
- a CDS encoding PAS domain-containing protein: MDGSEIAARADVSRLEARVVELEREITEGKERERRLVESEQRFRWMVDGSDDGGWDWDLRTNEAFMSPSWFEMLGLTPGEMPCNAETWSALMHPDDAGEVWKMLQSFLEGRLRTYHLEYRMRHKSNGWVWVMSRAKVFVRDADGKPIRMAGTLRDITERKQMEEERARLSQSLIEAQRAALLELSTPLIPIADGVVLLPLIGAMDPARAEHLLCTLLAGVEQHGATTVILDVTGVRVVDAAVADALVRASRAIGLLGARAVITGMRPEVARTLVEIGADLGAIVLLSSLRSGVEYALGRAAPRASASSGVHRRVKVMP, from the coding sequence ATGGATGGGTCCGAGATCGCTGCGCGAGCGGACGTGTCACGGCTCGAAGCGCGCGTCGTGGAGCTCGAGCGCGAGATCACGGAGGGGAAGGAGCGCGAGCGGAGGCTCGTCGAGAGCGAGCAACGTTTTCGCTGGATGGTCGATGGCAGCGACGACGGCGGCTGGGACTGGGATCTCCGCACCAACGAGGCCTTCATGAGCCCGAGCTGGTTCGAGATGCTCGGCCTCACGCCCGGCGAGATGCCCTGCAACGCCGAGACGTGGAGCGCGCTCATGCACCCCGACGACGCCGGGGAGGTGTGGAAGATGCTGCAAAGCTTCCTCGAAGGCCGCCTCCGGACCTACCACCTCGAGTATCGCATGCGGCACAAATCGAACGGCTGGGTCTGGGTCATGAGCCGCGCCAAGGTGTTCGTCCGCGACGCGGACGGCAAACCCATCCGCATGGCAGGCACGTTGCGCGACATCACCGAGCGCAAGCAAATGGAGGAGGAGCGCGCGCGCCTGTCGCAGAGCCTCATCGAGGCCCAGCGCGCGGCGCTGCTCGAGCTCTCCACGCCGCTCATCCCCATCGCGGACGGCGTGGTCCTCCTGCCGCTCATCGGCGCCATGGATCCTGCGCGCGCCGAGCACCTCCTCTGCACGCTCCTCGCCGGCGTGGAACAGCACGGCGCGACCACCGTGATCCTCGACGTGACCGGCGTGCGGGTCGTCGACGCCGCCGTGGCCGACGCGCTCGTCCGCGCCTCCCGCGCGATCGGGCTCCTCGGCGCCAGGGCCGTGATCACCGGCATGCGGCCCGAGGTCGCGCGGACGCTCGTGGAGATCGGCGCAGATCTCGGCGCGATCGTGCTCCTCAGCAGCTTGCGCAGCGGCGTCGAATACGCGCTCGGCCGCGCCGCGCCACGGGCGAGCGCGTCGTCCGGCGTTCACCGCCGCGTGAAGGTCATGCCTTGA
- a CDS encoding alpha/beta fold hydrolase — protein MSASKTPPLHGARLEYVRLPSAMPRAGAPSLVFLHEGIGSVTMWRDFPQKVADATGCEAVVYDRAGYGGSEPARLPRRPTYMHDEGLLVLPALLEALGIERPILMGHSDGGSIALICAGGTETPLAGLVVMAPHVLVEDISIRSIEKAKRAYTTTDLPARLGKYHGDVDAAFWGWNDIWLHPDFRAWNIEEYLPRIRCPILAIQGVDDEYGTMDQIHRIAAQAKDVALVELDACRHSPHKDQPQAVIDAVQAFVERLLSESA, from the coding sequence ATGTCTGCGTCAAAAACCCCACCCCTCCACGGCGCCCGCCTCGAATACGTTCGCCTGCCCTCGGCCATGCCGCGCGCCGGGGCGCCTTCCCTCGTATTCCTGCACGAAGGGATTGGCTCTGTCACGATGTGGCGGGATTTCCCGCAAAAGGTGGCCGATGCCACCGGCTGCGAGGCCGTGGTGTACGATCGCGCGGGGTATGGCGGATCCGAACCGGCGAGGCTGCCGCGCCGGCCGACATACATGCACGACGAGGGGCTGCTCGTGCTCCCGGCGCTGCTCGAAGCGCTCGGAATCGAACGGCCGATCCTGATGGGCCATTCCGACGGCGGCTCGATCGCGTTGATCTGCGCCGGGGGGACCGAGACGCCGCTCGCCGGCCTCGTCGTGATGGCGCCGCACGTGCTGGTGGAGGACATCTCGATCCGCAGCATCGAAAAGGCCAAGCGCGCGTATACGACCACCGATCTGCCGGCGCGGCTCGGCAAATACCACGGCGACGTGGACGCCGCGTTCTGGGGCTGGAACGATATCTGGCTGCACCCGGATTTCCGCGCCTGGAACATCGAGGAATACCTGCCGCGCATTCGCTGCCCGATCCTCGCGATCCAGGGCGTGGACGACGAGTATGGCACGATGGATCAGATCCACCGCATCGCCGCGCAGGCCAAGGACGTCGCGCTCGTCGAGCTCGACGCGTGCCGCCATTCCCCCCACAAGGACCAGCCGCAAGCGGTGATCGACGCGGTGCAGGCCTTCGTCGAGCGGCTGCTCTCCGAATCGGCTTGA